The following are encoded together in the Cytophagia bacterium CHB2 genome:
- a CDS encoding ribulose-phosphate 3-epimerase, producing the protein MIHLAPSILSADFTQLHEQIRLVENAGADWIHCDVMDGHFVPNISFGPLVVAAARRCTKLPLDVHLMIEQPEDYISAFRAAGADRITVHVEACRHLHRVVDQIHETGAAAGVALNPATSLTAIEEILHDIDLLLLMTVNPGFGGQTLIDNTLSKIQRARQMIHASRRAIFLEVDGGIDLQTTPAVVKAGADVLVAGTSIFGAKDIGAACAALKKAAWNATLVEV; encoded by the coding sequence ATGATCCATCTGGCGCCCTCCATTCTTTCTGCTGATTTCACGCAGCTTCACGAACAGATTCGTCTGGTGGAAAACGCGGGCGCGGACTGGATTCATTGCGATGTGATGGACGGCCATTTTGTGCCCAACATCAGCTTTGGTCCGCTGGTCGTCGCGGCAGCGCGGCGCTGCACCAAACTGCCATTGGATGTTCATCTCATGATTGAGCAGCCGGAAGATTATATTTCAGCGTTTCGCGCTGCCGGCGCCGATCGCATCACTGTGCATGTCGAAGCTTGCCGGCATTTACATCGCGTGGTGGATCAAATTCACGAAACCGGTGCGGCTGCCGGCGTCGCGCTGAATCCCGCCACTTCTCTCACCGCCATCGAAGAAATCCTGCATGACATCGATTTGTTGCTGCTCATGACCGTCAATCCCGGTTTTGGCGGACAAACCCTTATTGACAACACTCTCTCCAAAATCCAGCGCGCGCGTCAAATGATTCATGCCAGCCGACGCGCCATCTTTCTGGAAGTTGACGGCGGCATTGATCTGCAAACCACGCCCGCAGTTGTCAAAGCCGGCGCTGACGTGCTCGTGGCCGGCACCTCGATCTTCGGCGCAAAAGATATTGGCGCAGCTTGTGCGGCATTGAAAAAAGCCGCCTGGAATGCGACGTTGGTGGAGGTGTAA